A stretch of DNA from Caretta caretta isolate rCarCar2 chromosome 24, rCarCar1.hap1, whole genome shotgun sequence:
TGACAGACAAGTGTTACGGGCGCCAATCCAGCGTGAGTCCACCAAAGCCAGGCAGCTGCtctcaggggctgcagagacctggCTGCAAGGAACACAGCCCTTGCCCGAGGCAGAAGAGTGAAGCACCAGCTCCCTCTAAGCTCGGTACTGCTGTCCAGGGATGTAAGCACAGCCATCCGGGGAGCCCTACTTGCTCCCATGGCTTGGTGATGCTGCAGCTCTCCATGGACAGCAATTGTGAGCCAGGaatgtgaactctttggggcagggaccatgtctcgCTCCATGTGTGCCCAAGCGCTCGGGAAGGAAAAGCAGCTCCCGGCTGCCCCTGCTGCACACAGCCCTTCCCTAGCTATTACCCACTCTCCCAACACACTGCTCCCAAGGCCaagcggggagggaggggttctGGTCTCCCCTCTCGGGCTTAGAAGTGGGAGATCGGGGATCCTAGTTCTGTGGGAACATCCTTGAGAAAACAGGAATGGGAGAGCagcggagagagagagaaggggaggtaGGGAAATGGAAGAGAAAACAGAATGGATACTCACTTAACTTTGGAGAAGTCAAATTGAGAGGGGTTTTTTGGGTGTTGAATTAGACAGGCACAGCGCACACTGGTGatgggacagacacacacagaatttAAACACATGCCGACGCGCTCAGCTGGATTGGGGCCTTCTTGATTGACACCTGAACGGAAGCTTCTGGGCCTTGCCATAAGGAGGGTAAGTTACGAGTGGGTTGCACAGTTTGTAGCTCATTGCACAACCCAGGGGCTCCCTGCTTCTCTCCAGCCCGACCCCACAAGCTCTCTGGGTGTCCTTCTCCCGGCCCCCTCTATTCTAGAGAGTCCCAGCAACTCTCCCCAATCTCCCACCATTGCAGGGGTTCTGTGTGCTCCctgtttccccttcctcccagaccagggtcccccagctcctcctccatcaCACACACTTCAGGGTGCAAAGCTCAGAGCTGTGAGGGAGAAGGGGGCGTTGGATCCAGCTACAAGCAGTGCCCGAAAGCAGTTCCACCCGAAAATGGTTCCATCTTTGCTCCCCGAACCCTCGACCTTCGCTAGAAtaacttttaatttgtttttaattaaaatgtgcagGATGAATGAAATAATTTGCtttctggatttttattttatttggtacaAGATTTCTAGGTAACATATTTGACAGGTGTTCCCCAGATTgcagtgtaagtgtgtgtgtctctgtgtgcgtCTCTGTGTACATTTGTGTGAGTTTGGCTCTGTATatgtatttctctctctgtgtgtgcacacgtgtgtggGCGaattactgtgtgtgtatatgtgtgtggttttgtgtatatgaatttgtgtgtgtgttgtgtgcacATGCCTGTTTGGATGAATTATTGCGTCTGTGTTTCTCATGTGCgtgatgctgtgtgtgtgtgtgtgtgtgtgtgtgtgagcgtgtaGGTGAATTACTGTGTACATATGTTGTGGGTTTTGTGTGGgttaatttctctgtgtgtgatTTTCGGGGTGTATTTTTGTGTGTACAAATTTCTGTGTATATACCTGTGAGTTtccctgtgtgtgtttgcaaATGTCTTTCTCCGGGTGCATTTCTACACATTCATGAGGCTGTGTCTGTACATGTCAGTCTTTTAAAGTCTGACTCAGAATATTTCTTTCATTTCATTGCCTCTGTTTATCCATTCTGTTTATTCACCCATTCGTTTCAGTTTCTTATAATCATATGGCTTGTTAGAATTCGAAAGCATCTTGCCATGTGCAAAAGATGTTATACAAGAATAATATTTTatacacatctatctatctatctatctatctatccccagacaccccctctatctatctatctatctatccccagacaccccctctatctatctatctatctatctatctatctatctatctatctatccccacacacaccatctatctatctatctgtctatccagTGTACAGTTTCTGCTAGCAGTGACAGCTCTCTCTAGCTCTTTCTTTCTAACCCCTCTTCATTCCACTCACTCCAAACTttgtttccctttcccctccagctctgccccttgCCCGGTTCTGTCTCAGCCTggttgggagggggtgggtcAGGCCCGGCCTGCCCTTTCCCCAGACCCACAGTCCCTGCTTTGGAAGCATCTGTGTGCGACCGGGGCTCTGCAGAGCACGGCTGTGAAGGcagcggagggaggggagacGGAGAGCCAGTGTTCCTGGCCTGCATGCGGAGTcccggggggagcagggagccaacTTCCATTTGGACACGTCAAGCAAAGCAGCTGTGTTGGGTTCCATATGTCTGGGGTGCCAGAATCCATGACATACGGGCTCATTTAATATACAataagcccccccccacccccacagtctGTCTTTTCCCCGCTCGCTCCAATCCACCACCTGTCATCTCTCCAGAGAGCCAGGAGAAACGGCTTCCATCTAGTCCCACAGCCTCTCCACAGGCTCCCCCTctgggcctttccctgcagccacgggctgctgcagcccctgagtccctgccccccacccacattGCTGGCAGCCATTGCTGGGTTGAGCTGTGTCCGTTTTCTGCACTGGGAAAGGATGCTTTGCTGGCTTGTGACTGGAACTGTTTGCTGGTCCTAAAGGGACAGAAGAATTAAacttactttctttctttcttgcttgctttctttctctttgttaagtgggAGCAGAAAGTTAGTGAGAActcctttgtttctgttttccagAGCACTTTGGAAGCATTTGTAGAGACTAACATCTGAAGAAGGAAAACCACGTTGCACAGCGTGCCGAAGACAGGCCCTGCAATCGACTCGCGCACATAGaggagagatttatttatttaatttatatatttattggaaatttatttaaattatttatttggaaGATTGTTGGTCGTGTGACTAATTCCCTGGAGAGAGGAATCAGCTTTGAAATTTccttggaaggttttttttttttttttaatgatgatcATGTGAACCAGAGAACAAAATATTAGAAGCAGagcaattttattttggaaatctatctatctatctatctacctatctacctatctatctatctatctccagacatcccctctatctatctatctatctatctatctatctatctatctatctatctatctccagacatcccctctatctatctatctatctccagacaccccctctatctatctatcccaatACACACCCATccgtctatctatccatccatcctttGAAAAGATGATGCTCAATTCAGACCAGACGGAAATCGACGTGCCCCCGTCTCACTCAGAGACAGAGTCAGTCTTTAGCGACTGTGGTGGGGGCGGTGGCCGTGGGGCCGGAGTGGAGGAGGCCGGCGGCATCGGCTTGTGTGCCCAGTCCCGGCTAGCTGAGCCGGGCGAGGCTCTGAAAAAGGACCTGCAGCACCTGAGCCGAgaggagcggcggcggcggcggcgtgcCACGGCTAAGTATCGGACAGCCCACGCCACGCGGGAGCGCATCCGCGTCGAGGCTTTCAACATGGCCTTCGCTGAGCTGCGCAAGCTgctgcccaccctgccccctgacaaGAAGCTCTCCAAGATTGAGATCCTCAGGCTGGCCATCTGCTACATTTCCTACCTGAACCACGTGCTGGACGTCTGAGCCACTGAGCCCACGTCCGTCTGTCCGTCTGTCTGCTACATCTCCGACCTGACCCACGTGCTGGACGTCTGAGCCACTGAGCGCACGTCCGTCTGTCCGTCTGTCTGCTACATCTCCGACCTGACCCACGTGCTGGACGTCTGAGCCGCCGAGCCCACGTCCGTCTGTCCGTCTGTCTGCTACATCTCCGACCTGAACCACGTGCTGGACGTCTGAGCCGCCGAGCCCCCGTCCCTCTGTCCGTCTGCCTGCTACATTTCCTACCTGAACCACGTGCTGGACGTCTGAGCCACTGAGCCCACGTCCGTCTGTCCGTCTGTCTGCTACATCTCCGACCTGACCCACGTGCTGGACGTCTGAGCCGCCGAGCCCACGTCCGTCTGTCCGTCTGTCTGCTACATCTCCGACATGACCCACGTGCTGGACGTCTGAGCCGCCGAGCCCCCGTCCCTCTGTCCGTCTGCCTGCTACATTTCCTACCTGAACCACGTGCTGGACGTCTGAGCCACTGAGCCCACGTCCGTCTGTCCGTCTGTCTGCTACATCTCCGACCTGAACCACGTGCTGGACATCAGAGCCGCTGAGCCTCCGTCCCTCTGTCCGTCTGTCTGCTACATCTCCGACCTGACCTGCGTGCTGGACGTCTGAGCCGCCGAGCCCCCGTCCCTCTGTCCGTCTGTCTGCTACATCTCCGACCTGACCTGCGTGCTGGACGTCTGAGCCGCCGAGCCCCCGTCCCTCTGTCCTTCTGTTTGCTACATCTCCCACCTGACCCACATGCTGGACATCAGAGCCACTGAGCCCCCGTCCCTCTGTCCGTCTGTCTGCTACATCTCCGACCTGAACCACGTGCTGGACGTCTGAGCTGCCAAGCCCCCGTCCCTCTGTCCGTCTGTCTGCTACATCTCCGACCTGACCTGCGTGCTGGACGTCTGAGCCGCCGAGCCCCcgtccctctgtctgtctgtctgctacATCTCCCACCTGACCCACGTGCTGGACATCAGAGCCGCTGAGCCCCCGTCTCTCTGTCCGTCTGTCTGCTACATCTCCAACCTGACCCACGTGCTAGATGTCTGAGCCACAGAGCCCACATTCATCTGTCCATCTTTCTGCTACATCTCCTACCTGAACCACATGCTGGACGTCTGAGCCACCGAGCCTACGTCCATCTGTCTGCTGCATCTCCTACCTGAACCACGTGCTGGATGTCTGAGCCAATGATTGTCCATCTGTCTGTCCGTATTTCTCTCCATATCCTGTCAGACGTGTGAGCCACCAAGcccatctctgtctgtctgtccatgcaTTTACCATATATCCTACCTGACTACTTGCTGGAGTCTGAGCCACCGAGCCTACGTATCTGTCAGTGTTTCTGCTACATCTCCTATTGGTCATCTGAGCCACCAAGCCTACATCCATCTATCTGTCTAGCTGCTACCTGAATCACATCCGGGACATCTTGAGCCTCCGAGCCCATGTCTgtccacccctccatccatctgtCTGCTCCATCTCTTACTGGAACCCCGAGCTGGACATCCAAGCCACAGCAGCACCAACAGCCCTGGGATCTAGCCCATGTGTCTCTCTACTCTTTCTTCTACCTGAGGCATGGCCTGGATTGGTGAAGTGCCAACAGCAGGAACATTTCAGGCCTTTTTTCTGTTGGCTGCGTTTCTCCGAGCTGGCACCGTATACTGGGCTCCCAAAAGGCCCTGTCTCGAGGGGCTGCCACGCCATCTGAGCTGACGCCCCCGGCACCCCCCAGATCTAGGCAGACAAGGAAGGGAGCTTGACCCCCTGTGAGCTCTGGCATTCCTTGCACAGCCGCAGGACTCCCGGCTTTTCCTGCCCTGAAAAGAAATACCAAACATGCGGCAAAAATGGAAGGCATAAACCTTGTCCTCTGTCATGACCCCATCCCTTCTCCAACTACCACAAAGACCGGATCTCAATCTCCCAATACAGTTCCCACTTCAGCATCCCAAAGGTCAGAGTTTGCTCCCGTTGCAGTTAATAGGCTCCAATCTCCATCGTCCTGCTGTTGTTTATACTggtgcaaagtgagtgtgaacGGTGCCCATCCTGACTCAGGAGTGTTTTGCACCTGCTTTGCACGGGTATAAGTGACTGGACAAGGTGGACAACAGGCAATCAAGCCCAGTGAGTGTTTGATGGCAGCAGGCTCTGGTCCCTAAGGCTGTTTCATGTTTCCCAAAATAGATGCCCCTAGTAAGAGGGGTCAAACTGGGGGAAACGTGGTGACTCTCTACTCAAGCTCCAGATACAATTCCAAACTACACCAACAATCTCAGACAACTGGATTTGTCTGCTGTAATGATCAGTGCACAGTGAATAAGTAAGGCTGACCTCTACATTGCCATCATTAGCCTCCAGAGTGAACATCCTGTTGCAGTGAATGGGAGTAGTTAATTCACACCTCTCTTAGGGCTTCAGGCCTCGACTCTCGTTTGTCatgcaccttgtgttgtcattaaCCCCCTTTCGAAGCAGGTGTCAGGCCTCGCCTCCACTGGGATTCCAGTCACTAGTTTTAACCCCTTCGTGGGACACAATTTACCCCAACAGAGCACAGTTTTCACCAGTGCAGTTTATCCAGGGCCTCCCTGGTGTAAACTATGATCTGCGATGGATTTGCGCTGGGGCAGCTCCACCTTAGAGGGATCTGTGCTCCCAGTTTGCACTGGTGCGAATGACAACCACGGGGCTAAATGAATGGGAACTGGGTGACCAAACCCCACAGGCAGCTGTGACGAGCTCAACCCAAGCCGTTGACCTATGGGGCTGCTTGTCTTCTCATGCTCActgttgtaaatcaggagcagAGAAGCAGGCCAAGTGAAGGCATCCGCAGTCAGTGAGGGATTCCAGCCCCACACTGAAGCTGTTGCACAGAGCAGGATCTCTCTCTAGTCCCCTCCTGGgagtcctggccccagccctgggggtcAGGCGGTGCCCTGCACTTCCCTAGGACCCAACCCCAGCCGCCCAGCTCAGCAAATCCGTCCCCCCTTTCCAATGGCAAAGCCAAGCCTTGGTTATTGTCGGAGAAAGAGAATCTGATTGGTAGACGTTAGAAGCAAAGAGAAATGGTGTTTGACCAATCCGATCGCTGCATGAGCGAACTGTAAACAAAACCCGGGGCCTGCCGCCAATCGAAAAGAGCTGGCGCTGACGAGTAAACAAGCATGAACTTTATGGGTCTGAGCCTGCAAAAATCCACCgatctattggcttcagtgggatcaTTCCTGTGGCTACGGGTCTACAGGGACAGAACATCTATTTATCGTCAATCGCCATACACATCTATCTGTCTCCATacacacccatctatctatcGATCTGTCTATCTATCATCTATCTCCATACTCCTCCATctaatctatctgtctgtctatcctcAGACACACCCATCTCTATCCATCTATCACAATACATATCTTTTTATCTACATATCCACCCTCCCGCTCTGTGTCTATCTGTCTATGATCTTATGTCTATCTGTCTCTCTAGGCATTTCACCACAGCCACTATAGCTGAACCTTTCCAGTTCCATTTGAGGgttcagatgaaattcagtggacAAAACTGATgaaaagagggtttttttcccaaCACGCTGTTCTAATCAGGTCTtttgggctctgttcccagctctgccgctgatTCACTGGGGTGAGCCACTTccctcctctctgcctcagtttcccgctcTGTATAAACAGTGAGAATGCTACCTACCTCGGCCTCATGCAGACTCGTCAGCGAACGTCCAccatgtgctttgagatccctggatggCAGGGCATTATGAACAGTGAAGACAGGGACGGATTTCCCATCCACACGCAGTTCAGCAGGGGAAGCAGATGGACGGGGAGAGCAGGGCCGACCCGCCACCTCCTTCACTCATCAGTCACGTCTCTGTGCCACAAGGCTATTTATTGAATTAATTTATTGATAAATGTTGCTATTTATTTGTGGGTttgtgcacttttaaaaaaaaaagaagtgaaaaaCAACTGTGGAGGGGAAAATAATCCTTTGTAAATAACAtgcccttgtgtgtgtgtgtgtgtcttggctGTTTAGAATGTGTGacgatttattatttattattgcctAAGAAAGTCGGAGAGATGGGGAATGGAATTAAACTGTGCCACAGAAAAAGAGAGATCTCGGCTTTGGAAAAAAGActcttccctctttctttctttctttctttctttctttctttctttctttcttagtatCGCcgtcttctctttccttttgcaGCTGGGTCATTTTGCGAGCGGTAATGGCCGGTTGCAGCTACGCCTGTTAAGACTGGCAGGTAATCGAATCTCATGCTCCGAGATTCACATGAAATGATCACAGCAGGGGGTATGGATTTTCCTCCTGCTACACACAACTGGCAGAGGGCGCTGATCCAACATGGCAAGACGCCGGCTCACACAGGGTCCAGGTGCATCATGAGTCGAGATGGGCCCACACCTTGAACCTGGATCGGAACTGGAGGGCTCACAGAGGGTTTCTGGGGTTCTGTTGCAGGCCTATTTCTACCATAATTGTGGGAATTTtgtctccctctgaagcatcaccTGTTTATGGtacttctctgcccctccccccatcactgtagcatctgggcgttgtacagatggggaaaccgaggcaccgagAAAGAAGCTAAGTGATTGGCCCAGGGTTACACAGGGAGTCCGCAGCAGAGCCGGGAACTGGAGCCAGGTCTCCGAAGACCAAGGCTAGCATCCTAACAactggaccagccttcctctGTCCTGTGTTGAGTCCCATGAGTGGGTGTGCTGCTGGACCGATGGTCTGATTGGGTGCAGCAAACCTATGTTCCTATACGACAAAATCACCTCCCCCAAAGTGGGAGACAAAGGGGAAGGGAGGGCGTATCAGCACCAGGCCCTGAAGCACCGGTGGGAGCGGGCTAGACGGGTCATGGGGCCAGCCcattctcaccctctgccccacatGCTTTTCCTTCCCCACGGTTCAGAAGGCTGGGACAGCTCAGGAGCGTCAGGGAGGCTCTgaactgggagtggggagggcagggcagggacagacACACTCAAAAAACCCGGCCCCCCCGTCTCCCTCCACGTCTGACTCCCACCCCTGTCCGGCACTGCAGCAGTTCTAGAATCTCCCGGGGGCCTTTGAACCCGAACAACCCCAGGGAGCTCAAGGCTTTAAAAGAATTCGTTGGAACAGACACAAGGAAAGGTCCAACcagtgggagagggaagggggaaccCGCCCATTCAGGGGAGTGAGATGAGGCATGTAGTGGCCCCTCCACGACCCCTTCTATCCCCAACACCGCCCCCAGCCCCGGTGCTTCGCCTTGGAGGCTCCACACTGCACGCTCAGAGCAGGAACCAGCTACTTTGGGAAGCAGGagacagaagaggaagaggaagggcaTGTGGAGCAAAGGGACTGAGAGCCCTGTGGATCAGTCCCTCCGTaccccagagctgctcagcaGCAAAGAAAGATCCCCTCCCAGTCTGGGTCACCGTGACAGCTGCAGGAATGGAAGcaacgggggagggggaatctgagCCAAAGTGATCCCCCAAATCACATGCAACTGCCCCATAAAACCTTCCAGACTCGGGGATACAACTTTCCCCGACTCAGAGGGTGCTGTCCCCTCTGTCCCCTAAGTGATTATCATGAAAATGCCTTTTTGCTCCCCTTGTATTACCCAgagtccattgtctctgcctcAAGAGCCAGGAAATCTTCCTGCAGTGCAGATTCCACCCCCGGTTGTGATCGTCTTcacttgttagcttgatggctttgtttaccttatatataaatgtactttcattgttcTCTGCCTGTAATCAAGGCGGTCAAGCaggtaaatacacattcctttgtctagggcaggctgGGCTTATGCACTGCCTCAAATACACCCTTAAGAACACATCTGCAGCAGACATCTATATCTCTTGGTACACAACCCGCACACACGTCATGCAGTGGTTTTTGGGACCAGCGCATCACCAGTTTGCatatgacaccttacatgacacttTTTAGGTACCTGTTATGGCAGCAGTGTGTTGGGGGTGATGAGTGTGTCAGGTCTGAGAGGCGTTACAATGGGGTGGGCCTCTGCCAGCTAGTACCGAGGGGCTCCAGGGTCACAAACGCCCACCTCCGTCCCTCTGGGCCCCTCTGGTGAAAGCGGGGAAGAGAGCGTGCTGCTCCTCGCCCTTCGTCCCTGTCCTCTGACGGACGGGTCCCCGCGGGACAAGTTGCAGCTGTTCGTTGACTTGCTCCAAATTTCTTTACGTAATCGATTGGCCTCGGCTCCGCGGGATACATTAAAGGGGAAATAAAAAgcttggcggggggagggaaacaCAGAGAGACGGTGACGGCTCTGTCCTGGCAAGACCTCCCCTATACCTCCATAAGCCTGCGATTGCCCAAGGGTTACAGCCAGGTCCCCGGGGCAGAGATTGGACACAGGCCAAGCTTGGCCATGCATTAatgaagggaaagggaaaaaaaggcagCTAGCAGATCTGGGTTGTGTGCAGCCTCTCAGCGTCTGTCTCCCAGCTCAGGGGCACAGCTTTGGGTTAGGGGGGCTTGTGCTAGCATGCGAAAAATAACCAAGGGGCTATGGCAGCACCAGCGGAGGGTCAGGGAGGCGGGGGGTAAGGTGGGCTTGAACTCAGTGACTAGCCCAAGCTTCTGGCAGTGCCGCAGtgtccacagagctcttctcagtGCACTCACACGAGCCCTGCCGCCGCCCgggctcagaggctcactgcCCGCGGTAGGGTAGACGTACCCTCGGGGCAAGTGCGGCCATATCCCTCATCAGCATCAGCTCCAGCCCACGCAGGGGTCTATGGTTAGAGTATAAGGCttggcatcaggactcctgggttccgttcctggtttggggggggaggagagtgaggCCTAATAGTTAGAGCTGGGGGCttggcatcaggactcctgggttccgttcctggtttgggggggaggagagtgaggCCTAATAGTTAGAGCTGGGGGCttggcatcaggactcctgggttctgtcatcaggtctaggaggggagtggggtctaatgagAGTTTTATTCCTACTCTGACTCCACGGGACCTGGGGCGCgtcacttcccctttctgggCCTGTGTTCCAATGCTGGCTCCGACTCCGGACCTCCCTCATCCTGGCACAGACTCAAGCTAGGTTCTCCGATCTGCCTCCAGCCTTTCCCTGGGAGCCTGCCCCGGACGTAAACTCTGTCTCTCCGTCCCAAGGCCTCTCAATTAACTGGGGCAAGGGGCGGTGGATGCTGTCTCCTCCCGGGCTGCGCAGGAGAGAACAGGCCCTTTCCCGGGGCAGCCCGACGTGAGAACCGACAGATTAATCACGTTACAAAAGTGTGAACATTCTGTCGCTATTTCCCAACCGGCTGTGGTGCCCTTTGTTACCCGCCCTGCCAGCCAAGTCCCTGACATATGGTCCGCATTGTGCAGCGCACAATGGAAACACTTCATGCTAATTTAGACCCTGGCTCTGGCCTTGATGTCTCCTCCCACAGACTGGGGCAATGGCCCTCACTTAAGTGTTCGTTTGCCAATGCgaaaaaaaagacaattttgCTTCTTGTTCACTTTTCAGTGTATTAGAAAGTTTTGCACTGGGCTCAAATCAATTTCTCTTGCTCGACTGTAATAAGGGGGGGGAATCTGTCCATCTCTCTGTCACCACAAGAGgattatctgtctgtctgtctaatatcAGACGGggattatctatctatctacatacaccccctctatctatctatctacctatctatctgtctatctatccccagacacccgctctatctatctatctatctatctatctatctatctatctatctatccccagacacccgctctatctatctatctatctatctatctatccccagacacccgctctatctatctctctatctctctatctctctatctatccctatacaccccatctatctatctaatatCATAaggggctgtctgtctgtctgatcttTAAAATGGTTATCTACGTATGTATCTATCTGACCTGTAAGGTTATTACCTATCTGTTATAACCTGTCTGGTTTTTATCTATGCGTCCATCCacagtctctctccttcctccccgcTCTAGTATGTCAGTCTAGCACAGGGGTAGCCAATTACTTTTTGTCAAGGCCAAAATTTCTTGGTCAcagtatagtcaaggtccagactccagagaaaataataataatggtaataattaataagtaaataaaaagattttggggtccagcCACTCAAAAGCACAGTCCACCATTGACTGGGTAGCATCTCTCCTCCCACCGACAGTGTCTCTGTGTGTACTCGAAGGTTGTCTCTAGCACCCGTCACTGTGGTACCTAAGAATTGCCTGATGCCAGCTCATTTCACAGTATATAAAGCACACCAGACAAATTCAACTCCTTCCAAAAGTCAGCTCCCCTCTTGGTTTTCCACCATCCAAAAGGCAGGTCAATTCTGGGCTCTCCACTATTCAGACATGGGATGAAAATCTGCCGGTAATTCTGTCCATAAACCGGGATTGCCCTGTGCTGTTATTATCCAGATTACAATAGCACCCAAGGCCTCCGCTGAGATCAGATCCCCATTgtactaggcgctgtacatacacatagtgagaaacagtccctgccccaaagagacaaGGTGGACCAGGGCTGGGAGTCGGAAATGACTGATGCAAAAATCACCCTGTAGGTCACTGGCAAAACCCAGAGCTCCTGACACCGAGTCCCCTGCAATACCCATTAGCTCACACCGTTTGCACACCGCAGTGTGGATCCTCGGGGCAGAATCTTTAACAGGGGTCCTCTGGGCTGCATCCTACAATGCTGGAGAGAGGGGAGATGTTGCCGCCTTTTCAGATCACACACAGGATTTTCCCTGCAGTCCACACATTCTTGTCCTATGGCTTGTGGATCCGTGAGAGCATGGCTGGACTTGCATA
This window harbors:
- the NHLH1 gene encoding helix-loop-helix protein 1 gives rise to the protein MMLNSDQTEIDVPPSHSETESVFSDCGGGGGRGAGVEEAGGIGLCAQSRLAEPGEALKKDLQHLSREERRRRRRATAKYRTAHATRERIRVEAFNMAFAELRKLLPTLPPDKKLSKIEILRLAICYISYLNHVLDV